The proteins below come from a single Drosophila miranda strain MSH22 chromosome Y unlocalized genomic scaffold, D.miranda_PacBio2.1 Contig_Y1_pilon, whole genome shotgun sequence genomic window:
- the LOC117191392 gene encoding uncharacterized protein LOC117191392 gives MELDADEAGPADHEGPRDSPPLFSRRPSRFRRENLWSPPPSKRRAAPCSPESAAKADEEAAPKSGVAEEPHTSDGDIYADMELDAPILPKSKRRPRRCTPKRGRRRPRQIFPRAPTARESQRQSRRHTPKRPTRRQRKALPLNGPPGLQKVETLRFNKRS, from the coding sequence ATGGAGCTAGACGCCGACGAGGCAGGGCCAGCGGACCACGAGGGTCCCCGAGACAGCCCCCCGCTGTTCTCCCGCCGACCATCTAGGTTCCGTCGAGAGAACCTGTGGTCGCCGCCGCCGTCTAAGCGACGAGCCGCGCCCTGCTCCCCGGAGTCCGCGGCCAAGGCGGACGAGGAAGCCGCCCCGAAGTCAGGAGTAGCCGAAGAACCCCACACCTCCGATGGGGACATATACGCGGATATGGAGCTAGACGCCCCAATCCTCCCGAAGAGCAAGCGGCGGCCACGTCGATGCACGCCGAAGCGCGGCCGGCGACGCCCGCGTCAGATCTTCCCCCGCGCACCGACAGCCCGGGAGAGCCAGCGGCAGTCGCGCCGACACACGCCGAAGCGCCCCACGCGAAGGCAGCGCAAGGCCCTCCCACTGAATGGCCCACCTGGACTACAAAAGGTGGAAACGCTCCGGTTCAACAAGCGGAGCTGA